The genomic stretch GCTGAACTGTACGGCCACGGCAAGGTGGAGGAGTCCATCGTCTCCGAGGCCATCGCGGGCCGGCGCGGCGACGTCTTCCTGGTGTCGAAGGTGATGCCGTCCAACGCTTCCTACGCGGGCACGCTCGCCGCCTGTGAGCGGAGCCTGAAGCGGCTGCGCACGGACCACCTGGACTGCTACCTGCTGCACTGGCCGGGTTCGCACCCGCTGGAGGAGACGGTGCGCGCCTTCGAGAAGCTGGTGGCGGATGGAAAGATTCGCGCCTGGGGCGTGAGCAACTTCGGGGTGGAGGACCTGGAGGAGGCGCTCTCGCTCGCGGGGCCCGGGCGCATCGCCTGCAACCAGGTGCTCTACCACCTGGAGGAGCGCGCCATCGAACACGCCGTCCTTCCCTGGTGCGAAGCCCACGGCGTGGCGGTGGTGGGCTACAGCCCCTTCGGCAACGGTCGTTTCCCCCGGCCTGACAGCCGGGGTGGGAAGGTGCTGGGCGCCATTGCACGCGCGCACGGCGTCACGCCGTACCAGGTGGCGCTCCGGTTCCTGGTGCGCGAGCCGTCGCTGTTCGCCATTCCCAAGGCGAGCCGGGAAGCCCATGCGCGCGACAACGCCGCCGCCGCGGCGCTGACGTTGACCGCCGACGAGCTGGCCCACCTCGACGCGGCCTTCCCGCTGGGGCCCGAGCCGGCGTCGCTGCCCGTCATCTGATGCCGGCGGCAAAGGCCTTGCGGAAGGCGGACACGGTGGGCTCACCCGGGCCCACCGTCACCGTGCCCGTTTCGCCCTCCACGGCGGCGCGGGTGTCGCGGCCCTTGAGGAAGCGCACGGTGGTGATGCGGCGCAGGACCTCGCGGCCCTGCTCCTGGGCCAGGGCGCGCAAGGCATGGCTGGTGACATTCACGGCGGACTCCAGCGCGCGGCGGCCCGGCTCGTCGTCCAGGCCCACCCAGTCCACCTCGAAGCGCAGGGGCTTGCCGCCCAGGGACGCCTCGCCCGGCCAGAACTGCTCGGTGAGGGCGTGGGGCAGCTTCTCCAGCAGCGTCACCACGTCCTGCCGCGTGGGGTTGGGCCGCACGAGCTGCGTCAGCTCCAGCAGCTTCTCCGCGTTGCCCACCGCCACCGCCACCACCGTGGACAGGTCCACGTAGGCCACCGACTCCGAGCGGCGCAGTCCTTCCTTGCCCAGGGCCATCAGCACCGATTCGCGGGGAACGTAGTCCACCACCTCGCCCGTCATCGAATGACCGTGCGCCAGGTGGAGCGTGACGGTGATGGTGGGCACCTCTTCGCCCGAGCGCGCCCGTGTGGCGAGCGTTCCCAACTGCTCCAGCACCCGCTCCACCTTGCGCGACACCAGCCGCTGAACGCCCTCCATGTCCTCGTCCTCCTGCTGCTGCTTGCGGGTCTCTTGCGCGCGCTGCGGTTTCGGGGGTGCGGGTGGTTTCGGGGCGGCTTCGGGCCGGGGCGGCTCTGGGGGCGCTGGCTCCCTGGCGACAGTGGGGGGCGCCGTGGCCGTGGGGGGCTGGGGGACTGCTTCTGGGGTGGAGGGCTGCCCGGTGGTGGGTGGGGTGGGGGACTCCGCGTCCGCCTTCGCCGCGCCTCCGCCGAACACGTTCTTGAGGAAGCCCATGGTCAGCCGCCCCGCGCGCGCATGAGGGCCTCCACCTTCGCCACGTCACCGGGGAGGTCGACGGCCACCGTGTGCGAGGTGACCTTCGCGCAGCGGATGGGGATGCCGTGCTCCAGCGCGCGGAGCTGCTCCAGCTTCTCCGCGTCCTCCAGCGGCGTGGGCGCCAGCTTCGCCAGCGACAGCAGCACCTCGCGCCGGTAGCCGTAGAGGCCGATGTGGCCCCAGCGCTGGACGGGCGTGTTCGGCTCGCGGGCGTGGGGTACCAGGCTGCGGCTGAAGTAGAGCGCGTCGCCGTTGAGCGCGAGCACCGCCTTCACCACGTGCGGGCTGGCGGCTTCGTCCGCTTCGAGCGGGCGGACCAGGGTGCCCATCCGCACGGACGGGTCCTGGAAGAGGCCCGCCAGCCGCTGGAGCGCGGCGGGGTCCACCAGGGGCTCGTCTCCCTGGACGTTCACCCAGATGTCGATGTCTGGACGGCCGAGCGCCACCTCGGCGACCCGATCCGTCCCCGTGGCACAGGCGGGGCTGGTCATCACCGCCTTGCCGCCAAAGCCCTCCACAGCGGCGCGAATGCGGTCGTCATCGGTGGCAACCCACACCTCGTCGAAGGCCTGGGCCTCCTGACAGCGGCGCCAGACGTGCTCAATCATTGTTCGGCCGGCGATGATCGCCAGCGGCTTGCCCGGGAAGCGGGTGCTGGCATGTCGGGCGGGAATGACTGCAACGGTCCGGCAAGATTGCATGACCCCTCCGTTTATCAGGTTCGCGACGAATGCCGGCCCCCGGGATTGGACATTCGCATCATCGGACACTGGCCAGCGCGGCTCCAGTGCCTAGCTTTGGTCGCAACATGAAGAAGGTCATTCATATCGTTGGGGCGCGTCCGAACTTCATGAAGGTCGCGCCCATCTATCGCGCCATCGCCGAGCGTACTCCCCTGGAGCAAATTCTTGTCCACACGGGGCAACACTACGACGCCAAGATGAGCGACGTGTTCTTCGCCGACCTCGGCCTGCCCGCCCCGGACGTCCATCTGGGCATCGGGTCGGGCAGCCATGCGCAGCAGACGGCACGCATGATGGTGGAGCTGGAAAAGGTTTTCCTAGCCCACCCTCCAGCGCTGGTCTCCGTGGTGGGCGACGTGAACAGCACCATCGCGGCGGCGCTGGTGACGTCGAAGCTGGGCATCCCCCTGGCACACGTCGAAGCGGGGCTGCGCAGCTACTCGCCACACCAACCGGAGGAGATCAACCGCCTCGTCACCGACCGCCTGTCGGACCTGCTGCTGACGCCGTCACGTGACGCGGACGCCAACCTGCTCAAGGAAGGCACCGACCCGGCCCGCATCCACTTCGTGGGCAACGTGATGATCGACTCGCTCTTCGCCTCGCGCGAGAAGGCCGACAAGCTGCCGCTGCTCAAGGACCTGGGGCTCATCCCCCACGGCTACGCGGTGTGCACGCTGCACCGGCCCTCCAACGTGGACGACCCCAAGATTCTGGGCGGCCTCCTGTCCGCGGTGGCCCACGTCGCCACGCGCCTTCCGGTCATCTTCCCGGTGCACCCGCGCACGCGGAAGGTGATTTCGGAGCATGGCCTGAACACGTGGTTCGAGCGCACGCCGAACCTGCGGCCCGTGGAGCCCATGGGCTACCTGGACTTCCTGGCGCTCACGTCGAAGGCGCGCCTGGTGCTCACCGACTCCGGCGGCCTCCAGGAGGAGACGACGGCCATGGGCATCCCGTGCCTCACCCTGCGCGAGCAGACCGAGCGCCCCATCACCGTGGAGGAGGGCTCCAACGAGGTGGTGGGCACCGACCCGGTCCGCATCCGTCTGGCCGCCGACCGCGTGCTGGATGGTGAAGGCAAGCAGGGCCGCGTGCCCGAGTTCTGGGATGGCCGCGCCGCCGAGCGCATCGCGGACCTGTTCGCGAGCTTCCTGGGCGTCGAGGACCGGCCGATTCAGGCGGCCTCGGCCTGATGGCAATGGGCGGGTAGGGGCCCTGGCGCTGCGTGGGCCCGCCCGCTCGTCCGCCCCCGCCTGTGCAGGAGGGCCCGCCGTGGTAGAGCGCTGGCAGGCCCATGCACAGCGCACCGCAGGAAGAAGCCCCCGAGGGCTACGTCGACATCCGCTACGTCGTCGAGCCGAACTACGCGGGGTGGCGGCTGGATGAGTATCTGGGTGAGAAGCTCCGCCGGATGACGCGGGAGCGGCTCCAGGGCGTCATCCTGAGGGGCGTCATCTGCGAGGAGCGGCGCCTGAAGCCGTCCACGCCGGTGTATCCAGGACTGGCCTTCCGCATCCGCCGCCGCGCCAGCGAGGAGCCGGACACGCCCACGGAATTGCCCGTGGTGTTCCAGGACGACTGGCTGCTGGTGCTGGACAAGCCCGCGGGTCTGCCCATCCACCCCACGGCGCGCTACCACAAGGGCACCCTCGTCACGCTCCTGCGAGAGCGCTTCGGTGAGCGCTTCGCCGAGCCCGCGCACCGGTTGGACAGGGAGACCAGCGGCCTGGTCGTCTGCGGGCGCACCACGGAGTCATGCCGGGTGTTGGGTCGGCTGTTCGTCTCGCGTGACGTGCACAAGGAGTACCTGGCGCTCTGTGAAGGGCACCCGCCCGAGGACACGTTCACCGTGGATGCGCCCATCGCGGAGGGCACCGAGCTCATCCGCATCGCCGTGCGCATCGACCCGGTGGAGGGCAAGGAGAGCCGCACGCGCTTCCAGGTGCTCCAGCGCTTCACGCGGGACGGCGCGCCCTTCGCGCTGCTGCGCTGCTTCCCGGAGACGGGGCGCCAGCACCAGATTCGCATCCACCTGCACCACGCGGGCTTCCCGCTCGTGGGCGACAAGATGTACGGGCCGGACCCGGGCTACTTCGACCGCTTCAGCAAGCACTGTCTGGAGCCCGAGGCGTGGCCGCGGCTGCGCCTGCCCCGTCAAGCGCTGCACGCCGCGCGCATCGCCTTCCCGCACCCAGGCTCTGGCCAGGAGGTGGTGTTCGAGGCGCCCCTGCCAGCGGACCTCACCGCCTTCATTGAAGGCCGGCCCGTGGCTTTGCCGGCCTGAAACGCGAAGGCCCCCAGCCCGGAATGAAGCGGGCAGGGGGCCAGGGGCGTGAAGCCGGTGGTGACGTCAGGCGGTGAGCTTGCTGGGCTCGGCGCGTTCCTCGCCGAAGTCGCCGATGAGGTACTTGCCGGAGAAGCAGGCGGTGCAGAAGGTGCTGCGCTCCGGGTCGCCCACCGCGCGGCCCAGGCCTTCCTGGGAGATGTAGCCGAGCGAGTCCGCCGTCACGTACGTGGCAATCTCCTCCAGGCTGTGCGTCGCGGCGATGAGCTCCTGACGGCTCGGCGTGTCGATGCCGTAGTAGCAGGGCCACTTCGTGGGCGGCGAGGAGATGCGCAGGTGCACCTCCACCGCGCCCGCCGCCTTGATCATCTTCACGATTTTGCGGCTCGTGGTGCCGCGGACGATGGAGTCGTCCACCACCACCACGCGCTTGCCCTTGAGCACCTGCCGCACCGCGGACAGCTTCAGCTTCACGCCGAAGTGGCGGATGGACTGCTGCGGCTCGATGAAGGTGCGGCCCACGTAGTGGCTGCGGATGAGGCCCACGTCGTAGGGGATGCCGCTGGCCTGCGCGAAGCCGATGGCCGCCGGCACGCCCGAGTCCGGCACCGCGATGACCAGGTCCGCGGAGGGCGCGGGCTGCTCCTTCGCGAGCTGACGGCCCATTTCCTTGCGCACTTCGTACACGTTGCTGCCGAACAGCGTGGAGTCCGGCCGCGCGAAGTACACGTGCTCGAAGATGCAGCGCGCCTGACGCGGCGGCTCCGCGAAGGGCTTGCTGGTGCGCATCAGCCCGTTCTCGATGACGAGCAGCTCGCCCGGCTCCAGCTCGCGCACGATTTCCGCCTCGAT from Myxococcus xanthus encodes the following:
- a CDS encoding RluA family pseudouridine synthase translates to MHSAPQEEAPEGYVDIRYVVEPNYAGWRLDEYLGEKLRRMTRERLQGVILRGVICEERRLKPSTPVYPGLAFRIRRRASEEPDTPTELPVVFQDDWLLVLDKPAGLPIHPTARYHKGTLVTLLRERFGERFAEPAHRLDRETSGLVVCGRTTESCRVLGRLFVSRDVHKEYLALCEGHPPEDTFTVDAPIAEGTELIRIAVRIDPVEGKESRTRFQVLQRFTRDGAPFALLRCFPETGRQHQIRIHLHHAGFPLVGDKMYGPDPGYFDRFSKHCLEPEAWPRLRLPRQALHAARIAFPHPGSGQEVVFEAPLPADLTAFIEGRPVALPA
- the wecB gene encoding non-hydrolyzing UDP-N-acetylglucosamine 2-epimerase produces the protein MKKVIHIVGARPNFMKVAPIYRAIAERTPLEQILVHTGQHYDAKMSDVFFADLGLPAPDVHLGIGSGSHAQQTARMMVELEKVFLAHPPALVSVVGDVNSTIAAALVTSKLGIPLAHVEAGLRSYSPHQPEEINRLVTDRLSDLLLTPSRDADANLLKEGTDPARIHFVGNVMIDSLFASREKADKLPLLKDLGLIPHGYAVCTLHRPSNVDDPKILGGLLSAVAHVATRLPVIFPVHPRTRKVISEHGLNTWFERTPNLRPVEPMGYLDFLALTSKARLVLTDSGGLQEETTAMGIPCLTLREQTERPITVEEGSNEVVGTDPVRIRLAADRVLDGEGKQGRVPEFWDGRAAERIADLFASFLGVEDRPIQAASA
- the kdsB gene encoding 3-deoxy-manno-octulosonate cytidylyltransferase; this encodes MQSCRTVAVIPARHASTRFPGKPLAIIAGRTMIEHVWRRCQEAQAFDEVWVATDDDRIRAAVEGFGGKAVMTSPACATGTDRVAEVALGRPDIDIWVNVQGDEPLVDPAALQRLAGLFQDPSVRMGTLVRPLEADEAASPHVVKAVLALNGDALYFSRSLVPHAREPNTPVQRWGHIGLYGYRREVLLSLAKLAPTPLEDAEKLEQLRALEHGIPIRCAKVTSHTVAVDLPGDVAKVEALMRARGG
- the purF gene encoding amidophosphoribosyltransferase; this translates as MCGIFGIVGHAEASNLTYLGLHALQHRGQESAGIVASDGMGLRAHRQMGLVADIFDAPVLADLPGQAAIGHVRYSTAGGSALKNAQPLFVQYAGGQCAIAHNGNLVNAAELKQQLEADGAIFQSDADTEVILHLLARSKQATFEQKLVEALRKVTGAYSLLVLTENKLVAVRDPHGIRPLVLGRMKEGAYVLASESTALDLIEAEIVRELEPGELLVIENGLMRTSKPFAEPPRQARCIFEHVYFARPDSTLFGSNVYEVRKEMGRQLAKEQPAPSADLVIAVPDSGVPAAIGFAQASGIPYDVGLIRSHYVGRTFIEPQQSIRHFGVKLKLSAVRQVLKGKRVVVVDDSIVRGTTSRKIVKMIKAAGAVEVHLRISSPPTKWPCYYGIDTPSRQELIAATHSLEEIATYVTADSLGYISQEGLGRAVGDPERSTFCTACFSGKYLIGDFGEERAEPSKLTA
- a CDS encoding aldo/keto reductase; its protein translation is MEQRPFGSTRVSVPVLGQGTWQMEEDDRAGAIRALRAGLDLGMTHVDTAELYGHGKVEESIVSEAIAGRRGDVFLVSKVMPSNASYAGTLAACERSLKRLRTDHLDCYLLHWPGSHPLEETVRAFEKLVADGKIRAWGVSNFGVEDLEEALSLAGPGRIACNQVLYHLEERAIEHAVLPWCEAHGVAVVGYSPFGNGRFPRPDSRGGKVLGAIARAHGVTPYQVALRFLVREPSLFAIPKASREAHARDNAAAAALTLTADELAHLDAAFPLGPEPASLPVI